In Streptomyces capitiformicae, one genomic interval encodes:
- a CDS encoding DEAD/DEAH box helicase, with protein sequence MIVLLSVGPGTLESTMTEDLSPAERYAAARRRAAEQATALASFREMYDFGLDPFQIEACQALEAGKGVLVAAPTGSGKTIVGEFAVHLALRQGKKCFYTTPIKALSNQKYADLCRRYGAEKVGLLTGDNSVNSDAPVVVMTTEVLRNMLYAGSQTLIGLGHVVMDEVHYLSDRFRGAVWEEVIIHLPESVTLVSLSATVSNAEEFGDWLDTVRGDTEVIVSEHRPVPLFQHVLAGRRMHDLFEEGEGHKKAVNPDLTRMARMEASRPSFQDRRRGRAMREADRERERRQRSRVWIPSRPEVIERLDSEGLLPAITFIFSRAACEAAVQQCLYAGLRLNDDDARLRVRALVEERTASIPAEDLHVLGYYEWLEGLERGIAAHHAGMLPTFKEVVEELFVRGLVKAVFATETLALGINMPARSVVLEKLVKWNGEQHADITPGEYTQLTGRAGRRGIDVEGHAVVLWQRGMNPDHLAGLAGTRTYPLRSSFKPSYNMAVNLVEQFGRHRSRELLETSFAQFQADKSVVGISRQVQRNEEGLEGYKESMTCHLGDFEEYARLRRELKDRETELAKQGAAQRRAEAAVALEKLKPGDVIHVPTGKYAGLALVLDPGLPAGRSNGHRGFEYHDGPRPLVLTAERQVKRLASMDFPVPVEALERMRIPKSFNPRSPQSRRDLASALRTKAGHLVPDRHRKRRAAAADDREIARLRTELRAHPCHGCNDREDHARWAERYYRLKRDTAQLERRIEGRTNTIARTFDRIVALLTELDYLRGDEVTEHGKRLARLYGELDLLASECLRAGVWEGLGPAELAACVSALVYEARVGDDAMAPKLPSGNAKAALGEMVRIWGRLDALEEEFRITQSEGVGQREPDLGFAWAAYMWASGKGLDEVLREAEMPAGDFVRWCKQVIDVLGQISAAAPSGSSVGKSARKAVDGLLRGVVAYSSVG encoded by the coding sequence ATGATCGTCCTGTTGTCAGTGGGGCCCGGTACGCTCGAAAGCACGATGACAGAGGACCTCTCCCCGGCCGAGCGGTATGCGGCAGCACGTAGGCGCGCTGCCGAGCAGGCCACCGCGCTCGCGTCCTTCCGCGAGATGTACGACTTCGGTCTCGACCCCTTCCAGATCGAGGCCTGCCAGGCGCTGGAAGCCGGCAAGGGCGTGCTCGTGGCCGCCCCCACCGGCTCGGGCAAGACGATCGTCGGCGAGTTCGCCGTCCACCTCGCCCTCCGGCAGGGCAAGAAGTGCTTCTACACGACCCCCATCAAGGCACTGTCGAACCAGAAGTACGCCGACCTGTGCCGCCGTTACGGCGCCGAGAAGGTCGGCCTGCTCACGGGCGACAACAGCGTCAACTCCGACGCCCCCGTGGTCGTGATGACCACCGAGGTGCTGCGGAACATGCTGTACGCGGGCTCCCAGACCCTCATCGGTCTCGGCCACGTGGTCATGGACGAGGTGCACTACCTCTCCGACCGCTTCCGCGGGGCCGTATGGGAGGAAGTGATCATCCACCTCCCGGAGTCCGTCACCCTCGTCTCGCTGTCGGCGACCGTGTCGAACGCCGAGGAGTTCGGCGACTGGCTGGACACCGTGCGCGGCGACACCGAGGTGATCGTCTCCGAGCACCGGCCCGTGCCGCTGTTCCAGCACGTCCTCGCCGGGCGGCGGATGCACGACCTCTTCGAGGAGGGCGAGGGCCACAAGAAGGCCGTCAACCCCGACCTCACGCGCATGGCGCGCATGGAGGCCAGCCGCCCCTCCTTCCAGGACCGCAGGCGCGGCCGCGCCATGCGCGAGGCCGACCGTGAGCGCGAGCGCAGACAGCGTTCCAGGGTGTGGATCCCGAGCCGGCCCGAAGTGATCGAACGGCTCGACTCCGAAGGCCTGTTGCCCGCCATCACCTTCATCTTCAGCCGCGCCGCCTGCGAGGCCGCCGTACAGCAGTGCCTGTACGCGGGGCTCCGGCTCAACGACGACGACGCCCGGCTCAGAGTGCGCGCCCTCGTCGAGGAGCGCACGGCGTCGATCCCCGCCGAAGACCTGCACGTCCTCGGCTACTACGAGTGGTTGGAAGGCCTGGAGCGCGGCATAGCGGCCCACCACGCGGGCATGCTGCCGACGTTCAAGGAGGTCGTCGAGGAGCTCTTCGTACGCGGCCTGGTCAAGGCCGTGTTCGCCACCGAGACCCTCGCCCTCGGCATCAACATGCCCGCCCGCTCGGTGGTGTTGGAGAAGCTCGTCAAGTGGAACGGCGAGCAGCACGCCGACATCACACCGGGTGAGTACACGCAGTTGACGGGGCGGGCCGGCCGGCGTGGCATCGATGTGGAGGGGCATGCGGTCGTGCTGTGGCAGCGCGGCATGAACCCCGATCATCTGGCCGGCCTCGCGGGTACGCGTACGTATCCGCTGCGCTCCAGCTTCAAGCCGTCGTACAACATGGCGGTCAACCTGGTCGAGCAGTTCGGGCGGCATCGGTCCCGCGAATTGCTGGAGACGTCGTTCGCGCAGTTCCAGGCCGACAAGTCCGTCGTCGGGATCTCCCGGCAGGTGCAGCGCAACGAGGAGGGTCTGGAGGGCTACAAGGAGTCCATGACCTGCCACCTCGGCGACTTCGAGGAGTACGCGCGCCTGCGGCGGGAGCTGAAGGACCGCGAGACCGAGCTGGCCAAGCAGGGAGCGGCCCAGCGGCGTGCCGAGGCCGCCGTGGCGCTGGAGAAGCTCAAGCCCGGGGACGTCATCCATGTCCCGACCGGCAAGTACGCCGGACTCGCGCTGGTCCTGGACCCCGGGCTGCCCGCCGGGCGGTCCAACGGCCACCGGGGCTTCGAGTACCACGACGGGCCGCGTCCGCTGGTGCTGACCGCCGAGCGGCAGGTCAAGCGGCTGGCGTCGATGGACTTCCCGGTGCCGGTCGAGGCCCTGGAGAGGATGCGGATCCCGAAGTCCTTCAACCCGCGCTCGCCCCAGTCGCGACGGGATCTGGCCTCCGCGCTGCGCACCAAGGCCGGGCATCTCGTGCCTGACCGGCACCGCAAGCGGAGGGCTGCCGCCGCCGACGACCGCGAGATAGCGCGGCTGCGGACCGAGCTGCGGGCCCATCCGTGCCATGGCTGCAACGACCGTGAGGACCACGCCCGTTGGGCCGAGCGCTACTACCGGCTCAAGCGGGACACCGCGCAGCTGGAGCGGCGTATCGAGGGGCGAACGAACACGATCGCGCGGACCTTTGATCGCATCGTCGCCCTGTTGACCGAGCTGGACTACCTGCGGGGTGACGAGGTCACCGAGCACGGGAAGAGGCTCGCACGGCTCTACGGTGAGCTGGATCTGCTCGCGAGTGAGTGCCTGCGGGCCGGTGTGTGGGAGGGCCTGGGCCCGGCTGAGCTCGCGGCGTGTGTTTCGGCGCTCGTGTACGAGGCCCGGGTCGGCGATGACGCGATGGCGCCGAAGCTGCCGTCCGGCAATGCCAAGGCCGCGCTGGGGGAGATGGTGCGGATCTGGGGGCGGCTGGACGCGCTGGAGGAGGAGTTCCGGATCACGCAGAGCGAAGGGGTCGGGCAGCGTGAGCCCGACCTCGGCTTCGCCTGGGCCGCGTACATGTGGGCGTCGGGGAAGGGACTCGACGAGGTGCTTCGGGAGGCGGAGATGCCGGCCGGGGACTTTGTGCGGTGGTGCAAGCAGGTGATCGATGTGCTGGGGCAGATCTCGGCCGCGGCGCCCTCCGGGTCGAGCGTGGGGAAGAGTGCGCGTAAGGCTGTGGATGGGCTGTTGCGTGGGGTGGTCGCCTACTCGTCGGTGGGGTAG
- the tatC gene encoding twin-arginine translocase subunit TatC produces the protein MLKSARKKEKDPEGRMPLVEHLRELRNRLGKSILAIMLAAVVGLVFYQEIINFLTRPVQESVGCTKAFTELAKQSKGACGNITMSGLMGPFTLMIKVSLTAGVVIASPVWLYQLWAFIAPGLHRHEKRYSTAFVAAGFPLFMMGAYFSYHVLPAAAEVMIGFTPDGAVNLLPLDELLDLVTRMVIVFGLAFELPLLLVMMNMTGMVTGRRMLGWWRPMIMGVTLFAAFATPTVDPVSMIALAAPIILLYFLATGFALVNDKRKRRREALEPDDDEASELDLTPEAIGEVEAVSASRSLPSQADPEHERINGYDDVT, from the coding sequence TTGCTCAAGTCTGCCCGCAAGAAGGAGAAGGACCCCGAGGGGCGGATGCCCCTCGTGGAGCACCTTCGTGAGCTCCGCAACCGGCTGGGCAAGTCGATCCTGGCCATCATGCTGGCCGCGGTGGTGGGGTTGGTCTTCTATCAGGAGATCATCAACTTCCTGACCCGGCCCGTCCAGGAGTCCGTCGGCTGTACGAAGGCGTTCACGGAGCTCGCCAAGCAGAGCAAGGGGGCCTGCGGCAACATCACGATGTCGGGCCTGATGGGCCCGTTCACGCTGATGATCAAGGTGTCGCTGACGGCCGGTGTCGTCATCGCCAGCCCGGTCTGGCTCTACCAGCTCTGGGCGTTCATTGCGCCCGGTCTGCACCGGCACGAGAAGCGCTACTCGACGGCCTTCGTCGCGGCGGGCTTCCCGCTGTTCATGATGGGCGCCTACTTCTCGTACCACGTGCTGCCCGCGGCCGCCGAGGTCATGATCGGCTTCACTCCCGACGGCGCCGTCAACCTGCTGCCCCTGGACGAGTTGCTGGACCTCGTGACCCGCATGGTGATCGTCTTCGGGCTCGCCTTCGAACTGCCGCTGCTGCTGGTCATGATGAACATGACCGGCATGGTCACCGGGCGCCGGATGCTGGGCTGGTGGCGGCCCATGATCATGGGTGTCACCCTGTTCGCCGCCTTCGCCACGCCCACGGTCGACCCCGTGTCGATGATCGCGCTCGCCGCGCCGATCATCCTGCTCTACTTCCTCGCCACCGGCTTCGCCCTGGTGAACGACAAGCGCAAGCGGCGTCGCGAGGCCCTGGAGCCCGACGACGACGAGGCCTCCGAACTGGATCTCACCCCCGAGGCCATCGGCGAGGTCGAGGCGGTCTCCGCCAGCCGGTCGCTGCCGTCCCAGGCGGACCCCGAGCACGAGCGGATCAACGGCTACGACGACGTCACCTGA
- the tatA gene encoding Sec-independent protein translocase subunit TatA, with the protein MFGKLGPTEIILILVVIILLFGAKKLPDMARSLGKSARILKSEAKAMKSDGQEDTTAASAPPTPGEAPAQRTIQAAPGDVTSSRPVAEPTDTTKR; encoded by the coding sequence ATGTTCGGAAAGCTCGGCCCCACCGAGATCATTCTCATCCTCGTCGTCATCATCCTGCTCTTCGGCGCGAAGAAGCTTCCGGACATGGCGCGCTCGCTCGGCAAGTCCGCGCGCATCCTCAAGAGCGAGGCCAAGGCGATGAAGTCGGACGGTCAGGAGGACACCACGGCCGCGTCCGCTCCGCCCACCCCCGGCGAGGCTCCGGCTCAGCGCACCATCCAGGCCGCCCCCGGTGACGTGACCAGCTCCCGCCCGGTCGCCGAGCCGACGGACACGACCAAGCGCTGA
- a CDS encoding helix-turn-helix transcriptional regulator, with protein sequence MVGKPARPGNAIDQTRRMLSLVTYLRERPGARIEDVARAFGITEDELVSDLDVLPMCGTSFRGGDLLDIDTDGERIWWHNPAALGAETAEPLRLAADEATALLVAARAVATLPGLREGDRQALLRATAKVEAAAGEAAGASSRLSVTFESEGGVFADVDRAISERRRLWIRYYSPARDEVTEREIDPIRLVSVGHTYVEAWCRRSEARRTFRLDRVAEIKILDEPSAPPEIELRDLSEALVQPAAEDPEVVVEVGPGGRWVAEYYPHDSADELPEGGLRISLRTPDPASLRRLALRLGRDGRIVSPADLADSARRAAREALAAYDEVVPAYDGPRGSLGEVAGVQDRRRYDGRE encoded by the coding sequence GTGGTGGGAAAACCGGCCCGGCCGGGGAACGCCATCGACCAGACCCGGCGGATGCTCTCCCTGGTGACGTATCTGCGGGAGCGGCCCGGCGCCCGGATCGAGGACGTCGCCCGTGCCTTCGGGATCACCGAGGACGAGCTGGTCTCGGACCTCGATGTGCTGCCCATGTGCGGGACCAGCTTCCGCGGGGGTGACCTGCTCGACATCGACACCGACGGCGAGCGCATCTGGTGGCACAACCCGGCCGCGCTCGGCGCGGAGACCGCCGAGCCGCTCAGGCTGGCCGCCGACGAGGCGACCGCGCTGCTGGTGGCCGCCCGCGCGGTGGCCACGCTGCCCGGGCTGCGCGAGGGCGACCGGCAGGCGCTGCTGCGGGCCACCGCGAAGGTGGAGGCCGCTGCGGGCGAGGCGGCCGGGGCCAGCTCACGGCTCTCGGTGACCTTCGAATCGGAGGGCGGGGTCTTCGCGGACGTCGACCGGGCCATCTCGGAGCGCCGCCGCCTGTGGATCCGCTACTACTCGCCGGCCCGTGACGAGGTCACCGAACGCGAGATCGACCCGATCCGTCTGGTCAGCGTCGGGCACACGTACGTCGAGGCCTGGTGCCGTCGCTCCGAGGCGCGCCGTACGTTCCGGCTGGACCGGGTCGCCGAGATCAAGATCCTCGACGAGCCGTCCGCGCCGCCCGAGATCGAGTTGCGGGATCTGTCGGAGGCGCTGGTGCAGCCCGCCGCCGAGGACCCGGAGGTCGTGGTGGAGGTCGGTCCGGGCGGGCGCTGGGTCGCCGAGTACTACCCGCACGACAGCGCCGATGAGCTGCCGGAGGGTGGGCTGCGGATCTCTCTGCGGACGCCCGACCCGGCCTCGCTGCGGCGCCTCGCGCTGCGGCTCGGGCGCGACGGCCGGATCGTCTCGCCCGCGGACCTCGCGGACAGCGCCCGCCGGGCGGCCCGTGAGGCGCTGGCGGCCTACGACGAGGTCGTACCCGCGTACGACGGGCCGCGGGGCTCGCTCGGCGAGGTGGCCGGGGTCCAGGACCGGCGGCGGTACGACGGGCGTGAGTGA
- a CDS encoding helix-turn-helix transcriptional regulator: MAIAKAERLMNLALCLLGTRRPLSKRELRDSIEAYVEAARPGMDAAGSDDSFNRMFERDKDDLRELGLVIETVENLEGEVGYQARRDSNSLPPITLDAEEAAALGVAAKVWQQARLAGAASGALQKLRAAGLPEDVDPYEAHGALEPRIPVHEAAFEPLMLACRDRRPVVFDYRKATAARPEPRHVEPWALECWRGHWYLAGFDRDRGAERVFRLSRITGKVRSRGSAFTAPVPDVVTVRETVASWAGETADRSALIRLRSGAGYPLRARASAVRELGDGWDELEIPYGHGLDAWLVEFGPDVVVLEPAELRADVVDRLRAVAKG; this comes from the coding sequence ATGGCCATTGCCAAGGCCGAGCGGTTGATGAACCTGGCGCTGTGTCTGCTGGGGACGCGCCGGCCGCTCAGCAAGCGCGAGCTGCGGGATTCCATCGAGGCGTATGTCGAGGCCGCCAGGCCGGGTATGGACGCAGCCGGGTCCGACGACTCCTTCAACCGCATGTTCGAGCGCGACAAGGACGACCTTCGCGAACTCGGCCTGGTCATCGAGACGGTGGAGAACCTGGAGGGCGAAGTCGGGTATCAGGCCCGCCGCGACAGCAACAGCCTTCCGCCGATCACCCTCGACGCCGAGGAGGCCGCCGCCCTCGGTGTCGCGGCCAAGGTCTGGCAGCAGGCCCGGCTCGCCGGTGCCGCGAGCGGCGCCCTGCAGAAGCTGCGCGCGGCGGGGCTTCCGGAGGACGTCGACCCGTACGAGGCCCATGGCGCGCTGGAGCCGCGCATCCCCGTGCACGAGGCCGCCTTCGAGCCGCTGATGCTGGCCTGCCGCGACCGCCGCCCGGTCGTCTTCGACTACCGCAAGGCCACCGCCGCCCGCCCCGAGCCCCGCCATGTCGAGCCGTGGGCGCTCGAGTGCTGGCGCGGCCACTGGTATCTCGCCGGCTTCGACCGCGACCGGGGCGCCGAGCGCGTCTTCCGGCTCTCGCGGATCACCGGCAAGGTGCGCAGCCGGGGGAGTGCCTTCACCGCGCCGGTCCCGGACGTCGTCACCGTGCGGGAGACGGTCGCGAGCTGGGCGGGGGAGACCGCGGACCGCTCCGCGCTGATCCGGCTGCGCTCCGGCGCGGGCTACCCGCTGCGGGCCAGGGCGAGTGCCGTGCGGGAACTGGGGGACGGCTGGGACGAGTTGGAGATTCCGTACGGGCACGGTCTGGACGCCTGGCTGGTGGAGTTCGGGCCCGATGTGGTGGTCCTGGAGCCGGCTGAGCTGCGGGCCGATGTGGTGGACCGGCTGCGTGCCGTGGCCAAGGGCTGA
- a CDS encoding FKBP-type peptidyl-prolyl cis-trans isomerase — protein sequence MSIEKPEIDFPGGEPPKDLEIKDIWEGDGEVAKAGQTVSVHYVGVAFSTGEEFDASWNRGQPFRFPLGGGRVIKGWDQGVQGMKVGGRRQLTIPAHLAYGNQSPTPAIKPGETLIFVVDLLGV from the coding sequence GTGAGCATTGAGAAGCCCGAGATCGACTTCCCCGGTGGCGAGCCCCCGAAGGACCTTGAGATCAAGGACATCTGGGAGGGCGACGGCGAGGTGGCGAAGGCCGGCCAGACCGTCTCCGTGCACTACGTGGGTGTCGCCTTCAGCACCGGCGAGGAGTTCGACGCCAGCTGGAACCGCGGTCAGCCGTTCCGCTTCCCGCTCGGTGGCGGTCGTGTCATCAAGGGCTGGGACCAGGGCGTGCAGGGCATGAAGGTCGGCGGCCGTCGTCAGCTGACCATTCCGGCCCACCTGGCCTACGGCAACCAGAGCCCCACCCCGGCGATCAAGCCCGGCGAGACGCTGATCTTCGTGGTGGACCTGCTCGGGGTCTGA
- a CDS encoding FKBP-type peptidyl-prolyl cis-trans isomerase, with product MRRRSLLIAVPAGLVTLSACGDEKADSAKASSSPSASASEAKPPKIVDGPLPAITAGVKFDEKPTVAKGSGDPSKDLAVKTVIAGTGRTVVEGDYIQAHYLGQVWNTAKVFDNSYDRKTPLVIQLTPQGIIDGWRYALTGKKAGSRVEMSVPPTWGYGTEGNAQAGIKGTDTLVFVVDIQDTFNAKSSAKGTEVAQDNVDLPKVGTNTDGKAPSIEVPKVDPPTKLVANYILEGDGPELAADDSVLVQYKGVLWDTGKEFDSSYSREQLSSFGLQQVVKGWSQGMTGKKVGSRLLIVIPPKLGYGDTPPSGSDIKKDSTMVFTVDILAKM from the coding sequence GTGCGCCGACGCTCACTCCTCATCGCTGTCCCCGCTGGACTGGTCACGCTCTCCGCCTGTGGTGACGAAAAGGCCGACTCGGCCAAGGCCAGCAGCAGCCCCTCCGCGTCGGCGAGCGAGGCGAAGCCGCCGAAGATCGTGGACGGTCCTCTGCCGGCGATCACGGCGGGTGTGAAGTTCGACGAGAAGCCGACCGTGGCCAAGGGCAGCGGGGATCCGTCGAAGGACCTGGCGGTGAAGACGGTCATCGCGGGCACCGGCAGGACGGTCGTCGAGGGTGACTACATCCAGGCGCACTACCTGGGTCAGGTCTGGAACACGGCCAAGGTCTTCGACAACTCCTACGACCGTAAGACGCCGCTGGTCATCCAGCTCACCCCGCAGGGCATCATCGACGGCTGGCGCTACGCCCTGACCGGTAAGAAGGCCGGCAGCCGTGTCGAGATGTCCGTGCCCCCGACCTGGGGTTACGGCACCGAGGGCAACGCGCAGGCGGGCATCAAGGGCACCGACACGCTGGTGTTCGTCGTCGACATCCAGGACACGTTCAACGCCAAGAGCTCCGCGAAGGGCACCGAGGTCGCGCAGGACAATGTGGATCTGCCGAAGGTGGGCACCAACACCGACGGCAAGGCTCCCTCCATCGAGGTCCCCAAGGTGGACCCGCCGACCAAGCTGGTGGCGAACTACATCCTGGAGGGCGACGGCCCCGAGCTGGCCGCCGACGACAGCGTCCTCGTGCAGTACAAGGGCGTGCTGTGGGACACGGGCAAGGAGTTCGACTCCTCGTACAGCCGGGAGCAGCTGAGCTCGTTCGGGCTGCAGCAGGTCGTCAAGGGCTGGTCCCAGGGCATGACCGGCAAGAAGGTGGGCAGTCGCCTGCTCATCGTGATTCCGCCGAAGCTGGGTTACGGGGACACGCCGCCGAGTGGCAGCGACATCAAGAAGGACTCCACGATGGTGTTCACCGTGGACATCCTCGCGAAGATGTGA
- the pafA gene encoding Pup--protein ligase has product MDRRIFGLENEYGVTCTFRGQRRLSPDEVARYLFRRVVSWGRSSNVFLRNGARLYLDVGSHPEYATPECDNVTELVTHDKAGERILEGLLVDAERRLHEEGIAGDVYLFKNNTDSAGNSYGCHENYLVARHGEFSRLADILIPFLVTRQLLCGAGKVLQTPRGAVYCVSQRAEHIWEGVSSATTRSRPIINTRDEPHADAERYRRLHVIVGDSNMSETTMLLKVGATDLVLRMIEAGTVMRDLTLENPIRAIREVSHDITGRRKVRLASGREASALEVQREYYEKAVDFCERRGIRTGTVEQVLELWGRTLDAIEAEDLDRIGTEIDWVMKYKLIERYRAKHNMTMSHPRVAQIDLAYHDIHRRRGLYYLLERKGQAARICNDLKIFEGKSVPPQTTRARLRGDFIRRAQEQRRDFTVDWVHLKLNDQAQRTVLCKDPFRSVDDRVEKLIAGM; this is encoded by the coding sequence ATGGACCGCCGCATTTTCGGGCTGGAGAACGAGTACGGCGTCACGTGCACGTTCAGGGGACAGCGCCGTCTGTCTCCTGACGAGGTGGCGCGGTACCTCTTCCGCCGTGTCGTGTCATGGGGCCGCAGCAGCAATGTGTTTCTGCGGAACGGGGCCCGTCTGTATCTCGACGTGGGCTCACATCCGGAATACGCGACACCCGAATGTGACAACGTGACCGAGCTGGTCACTCACGACAAGGCCGGCGAGCGCATTCTCGAAGGACTGCTGGTCGACGCCGAACGCCGCCTGCACGAGGAGGGAATCGCGGGCGACGTCTATCTCTTCAAGAACAACACCGACTCGGCGGGCAACTCGTATGGTTGCCACGAGAACTATCTGGTGGCCCGGCACGGGGAGTTCTCCCGGCTCGCGGACATCCTCATCCCGTTCCTCGTCACACGGCAGCTGTTGTGCGGCGCGGGCAAGGTGCTGCAGACCCCGCGTGGTGCGGTGTACTGCGTGAGTCAGCGGGCGGAGCACATCTGGGAGGGCGTCAGCTCGGCGACCACCCGCTCCCGGCCGATCATCAACACCCGCGACGAGCCGCACGCGGATGCCGAGCGGTACCGCCGGCTGCACGTCATCGTGGGCGACTCGAACATGTCCGAGACGACCATGCTGCTCAAGGTCGGTGCCACCGACCTGGTGCTGCGCATGATCGAGGCGGGCACGGTGATGCGTGACCTCACTCTGGAGAACCCGATTCGGGCGATCCGCGAGGTCAGCCATGACATCACGGGCCGCCGCAAGGTGCGGCTGGCCAGTGGCCGGGAGGCCTCCGCGCTGGAGGTGCAGCGCGAGTACTACGAGAAGGCCGTGGACTTCTGTGAGCGCCGCGGGATTCGTACGGGCACGGTCGAGCAGGTCCTGGAGCTGTGGGGCCGCACGCTGGACGCGATCGAGGCGGAGGACCTCGACCGGATCGGCACCGAAATCGACTGGGTGATGAAGTACAAGCTCATCGAGCGGTACCGGGCCAAGCACAACATGACCATGTCGCATCCGCGGGTCGCGCAGATAGACCTCGCGTATCACGACATTCACCGCCGTCGGGGTCTCTACTACCTTCTGGAGAGGAAAGGCCAAGCCGCCCGTATCTGCAATGACTTGAAGATCTTCGAGGGCAAGTCGGTTCCGCCGCAGACCACTCGGGCCCGCCTTCGCGGTGACTTCATCCGGCGGGCGCAGGAACAGCGCCGGGATTTCACGGTCGACTGGGTGCATCTGAAGCTCAACGACCAGGCGCAGCGCACGGTGTTGTGCAAGGACCCGTTCCGTTCGGTGGACGACCGGGTGGAGAAGTTGATCGCGGGAATGTGA
- a CDS encoding MFS transporter, translated as MAAGYMEIFRARHAARLLAGTLVGRLPNATAAIAIVLFVRAEGGTYSLAGALAAVYGVANAVGQPLLGRLVDLYGQPRVQLPAAVVSALGMTVFALVGLEPLPLAYLSMIVAGLFTPPLEGGLRALWSSVLRKEEQVHTAYAMDAVAQEVMFTVGPLLVTLCVALWSAQAALIVLNVIGVLGALWVVVSPPSRAWRSVPREAHWLGALRSPGLLVLLGAFLFVGIALGSITVAAVSYADGNGGDVVYGWLMAGVGLGALVGGTAYGARQWNGVPERRLQVLVALLAVCYVPLTLMPGPVVMTVLMALAGVFLAPAIACSFVLVDRHALRGTVTEAFSWIVTTFMVGQSFGAAAAGPVVEWGGTVWGFVVPGAAGCVSLLVLLATGRLLALPSGGAVVAVSSENDPNRAVEPRFSSVDRA; from the coding sequence ATGGCCGCCGGATACATGGAGATCTTCAGGGCGCGGCATGCCGCGCGGCTGCTCGCGGGCACGTTGGTGGGGCGGTTGCCGAACGCCACCGCGGCGATCGCGATCGTGCTCTTCGTGCGGGCGGAGGGTGGTACGTACAGCCTCGCGGGGGCGCTCGCCGCGGTGTACGGGGTCGCCAATGCCGTGGGGCAGCCGCTGTTGGGGCGGCTGGTGGATCTGTACGGGCAGCCGCGGGTGCAGTTGCCCGCGGCCGTCGTCTCGGCCCTGGGGATGACCGTCTTCGCTCTCGTGGGTCTGGAGCCGCTTCCGCTGGCGTATCTCTCCATGATCGTCGCGGGGCTGTTCACGCCTCCTCTTGAGGGTGGTCTGCGGGCTCTGTGGTCCTCGGTCCTCCGTAAGGAGGAGCAGGTGCACACGGCGTATGCGATGGATGCGGTGGCGCAGGAGGTCATGTTCACGGTCGGGCCGCTGCTGGTGACGCTGTGTGTGGCGTTGTGGTCGGCGCAGGCGGCGCTGATCGTGTTGAACGTGATCGGGGTGCTCGGGGCGCTCTGGGTGGTCGTGTCGCCGCCTTCGCGGGCGTGGCGTTCGGTGCCGCGTGAGGCGCACTGGCTGGGTGCGCTGCGTTCGCCCGGGCTCCTGGTGTTGCTGGGTGCGTTCTTGTTCGTGGGTATCGCGCTCGGTTCCATCACGGTGGCCGCCGTGTCGTACGCGGACGGCAACGGTGGGGACGTGGTGTACGGCTGGCTCATGGCGGGCGTCGGGCTCGGTGCGCTCGTCGGTGGTACGGCGTACGGGGCGCGGCAGTGGAACGGGGTGCCGGAGCGTCGACTCCAGGTGTTGGTGGCGTTGCTGGCGGTCTGTTATGTGCCGTTGACGTTGATGCCGGGGCCGGTGGTGATGACGGTGCTGATGGCGCTCGCCGGTGTGTTCCTGGCGCCGGCCATCGCCTGTTCCTTCGTGCTCGTCGACCGGCACGCGCTGCGCGGCACGGTCACGGAGGCGTTCTCGTGGATCGTGACGACGTTCATGGTCGGTCAGTCGTTCGGAGCGGCCGCCGCGGGGCCGGTCGTCGAGTGGGGCGGGACGGTGTGGGGCTTCGTCGTGCCGGGTGCCGCGGGGTGTGTGTCGCTGCTGGTTCTGCTGGCTACGGGGCGTCTTCTCGCTCTTCCTTCCGGGGGTGCGGTGGTCGCGGTCTCATCGGAAAATGATCCAAACCGTGCTGTCGAACCCCGTTTCAGCTCGGTCGATCGGGCGTAA